The DNA region CTACTACGCCCTTGCCGGCAACATCGCCATCAACAACTGCTTCAACGCGCGGGCGATGCACGCGGTTATTTCGTCGGAAACCGGCAAGACCTGGGTGCCGACCTTAAGCCATCAGGAACCCGCCAGCTTCGGAAGTCTGGAGGTGACGCAACGCCCCGGCACGGAGCAGATCGGCCAGAAGATCGATTATTCCGAGGCCAAAGGCTCTGAGACGACGATGATCACCCTGGACTCCCTGAATCTGAGCCGCTGCGATCTGATCAAGATCGACGTCGAAGGGATGGAGTTGAAGGTGCTGGAAGGAGCCAGCGCCACGATCCGGCAGCATCACCCCGTCATTCATGCGGAATTCATCAAGACCGACAAGGCCGCACTGGTTCGCAAGCTGAACGATCATGGATACCGGACCTACGACGCGGGGCAAAACTGCCTTGCGATCCATGAATCCGACCCGACCCTGAGCCACGTGGAATCGCGAACCACGTCATGACGGCCTGACCGCCGAATTCTTTCACCGCTCGCGGAGAGCATCCTGCCGGTAGCGCATGATCGGCGACAGCAAATAGCTCATGATGCTGCGGGCGCCCGTCCTGATTTGGACGGTTACGGTCATTCCCGGTGAAAGGTTGATCTCCTTGTCATCGACGACCATCTTGGTCCGGTCGATCGAGACATGCGCGATATACACCGGCCCCTGCCCCTTTGGCTCGCTGCTTTCCTCCGGCGCTCCGCCATTGGGCTCGCGGGCTGGATCCCGCGCCTTGTCGCGGGAGACGGAATCGGGCGAGACGCTGACGATCTTGCCGTGCAGCAGGCCGTAGCGCGTGAAGTTGAAGGTATCGACCTTGATTTCGGCGTCCTGGCCGGGGTGCACGAAGCCGATATCGCGATTTGAAACCATCGCTTCGATTTCAAACAGATTGTCGCTGGGTACGACGACCGCGAGCGTCTGGGCGGCGGTTGCGACGCCGCCGACCGTGTGCACGGCCAGTTGCTGCACCACGCCATCGATGGGGGCGGCAAGTTTTTGAAGGCTGGTCCGGTGCTCAGCTTTGGACACTTCGTCCTTGAGGCTGCCAGCCTTCTGCGTCGCCTTGGCGAGATCATCGTACAGGCGGTGCCGGTATTCCGAGACAAGCTTGGCGCGCGTCTCTGCGAGCGCGGCGACGGCCGCGTTGGCCTCCTCGAGCTTGCTCCGTTGCACCAGGACGTCCTGCTGCATCCCGACGAGTTCCTGGAGCTCCTGCAAGTATTGCAGCTTTGAACCGTACTCCCTATCCGCCA from Bradyrhizobium sp. B124 includes:
- a CDS encoding HlyD family type I secretion periplasmic adaptor subunit; this encodes MKSARELVAVGGKTRDELAFLPAALEIVETPPSPTARLTAVLLAALFCCAVAWAALGKIDIVASAPGKIVPGDRVKLVQPLEIGVVRAIHVRDGQRVKAGEILIELDPTSNQAEFQHLKNDLLASQLDISRARSALDGNTDALDGAPADTPPALIQMHLEYLRSQDSEQRAKLSELDRQRVQKVAETKTIDASIAKIEALLPVLQERVGVRKYLADREYGSKLQYLQELQELVGMQQDVLVQRSKLEEANAAVAALAETRAKLVSEYRHRLYDDLAKATQKAGSLKDEVSKAEHRTSLQKLAAPIDGVVQQLAVHTVGGVATAAQTLAVVVPSDNLFEIEAMVSNRDIGFVHPGQDAEIKVDTFNFTRYGLLHGKIVSVSPDSVSRDKARDPAREPNGGAPEESSEPKGQGPVYIAHVSIDRTKMVVDDKEINLSPGMTVTVQIRTGARSIMSYLLSPIMRYRQDALRER
- a CDS encoding FkbM family methyltransferase, yielding MSRNPSKVPFVIAASAHGPLIVNRLDYHTAGDHIFGVGIQILEHGAFDVTEIELTKGLLALRRTYRGDGVVAIDCGANIGVHTIEWSKQMDGWGSVLAIEAQERVYYALAGNIAINNCFNARAMHAVISSETGKTWVPTLSHQEPASFGSLEVTQRPGTEQIGQKIDYSEAKGSETTMITLDSLNLSRCDLIKIDVEGMELKVLEGASATIRQHHPVIHAEFIKTDKAALVRKLNDHGYRTYDAGQNCLAIHESDPTLSHVESRTTS